The following DNA comes from Sphingorhabdus sp. M41.
AATGTTTGAAACCAGTCCGGTGGCTCTGATGGTCGTCACCATCGTTGGCGCTTCGACCGCGATATTTGCTGCCACGGTTGGCCTGGTCCAGCATGACATAAAGCGGGTGATCGCTTATTCTACCTGTTCACAGCTCGGCTATATGTTCTTCGCCGCTGGTGTCGGGGCATATAGCGCGGCGATGTTCCACTTGTTCACCCATGCCTTTTTCAAGGCGCTGCTGTTCCTTGGCGCCGGTTCGGTGATCCACGCAATGCATCACGAACAGGACATGCGCTATTATGGCGGCCTGCGGAAAGAAATCCCGCTGACATTCTGGGCGATGATGGCCGGAACGCTGGCGATTACCGGTGTCGGTATCGTCGGCCTTGGCGGTTTTGCCGGCTTCTATTCCAAGGACGCGATTATCGAGGTTGCCTTTGCCAGCGGCACCGAAGTCGGCCAGTTCGCCTTCTTCATCGGCGTGCTCGCTGCGCTGCTGACCAGCTTCTACAGCTGGCGACTGATGTTCCTGACCTTCTGGGGCACGCCGCGCTGGATCCAGTCCGAGCATATTCAACATAGCGTCCATAAAACGCCCGAGGAAGCCGGCGCCGATCAAACCGGCGGCTATCATCCTCATGAAAGTCCTGTTTCCATGCTTATCCCACTTGGCGTTTTGGCCACCGGTGCGGTTTTCGCCGGTTTCGTCTTCCACAATCAGTTTGTTGAAGCAGCCGAGGGTGCCGTTTTCTGGGCCGGAAGCCTGGCTTTCAACGAGCATCTGATGCACGAAATTCACGAAGTGCCGCTGTGGGTGAAGCTGTCCTCGACCGTCGCCATGCTGACCGGTCTCGGAACTGCCATCTTCATGTATTTCTTCGGCAAGGACCGTCCCGCGCGTCTGGCCGCGACCTTCAGCCCGCTTTACCAGTTCTTCTTCAACAAATGGTATTTCGACGAGCTCTACAATCTGATCTTCATCCGCCCCGCTTTCTGGCTGGGACGCAAATTCTGGAAGACGGGTGACGAAGGCACGATCGACCGCTTTGGCCCCAATGGTATTGCTTCGGTGATCGCCAGCGGCTCCGGCGTGATGAAACGCTTCCAGAGCGGATATCTTTATACTTATGCGCTCGTCATGTTGCTTGGCCTCGCTGCCGCAGCGACCTGGATTATCGTGCAGGGAGCCAGCTAATGAACCAGCTTGATTTCCCGATCCTGTCCCTGATGATGGGACTGCCGATGCTGGCAGCGATTATCTGCCTGTTCCTCAATGCGCAGGCGGCGCGCTGGCTGGCGCTTGTGACGACGCTGGTGCTGTTCGGCCTGGGTGTGCTGCTCTGGGCCAATTACGATATTGGCGGTCCGCAGTGGCAATATGTGGAGCGGTCCGAACTCTTCGGAAATTTTGCCTGGGCGCTGGGGATCGATGGCATTTCGATGATGCTGATCATGCTCACCGTCTTCCTGATGCCGATCTGCATCGGTGCCAGCTGGGAATCGATCCAGACCAGGGTCGGCGAATATATGGCGGCTTTCCTGTTCATGGAGGTGCTGATGATCGGCGTCTTTGCGGCGCAGGATATCTTCCTCTTCTATATCCTCTTCGAGGCTGGCCTGATCCCGATGTATCTGATAATCGGCATCTGGGGCGGCGCCAACCGGATTTACGCCAGCTACAAATTCTTCCTCTACACTTTGCTCGGTTCGGTGGTGATGCTGATCGCGATGCTGTGGATGGTGCAGGATGCCGGAACCAGCGATATCCCGACGTTGCTCAACTATGATTTTGCGCCCGAGGCGCAGACTTGGCTGTGGCTGGCTTTCTTTGCCAGCTTTGCGGTGAAGATGCCGATGTGGCCGGTCCATACCTGGCTGCCCGATGCCCACGTTCAGGCACCGACCGCCGGTTCGGTCATATTGGCTGGCGTATTGCTGAAAATGGGTGGCTACGGCTTCCTGCGCTTCTCGCTGCCAATGTTCCCGGAAGCGTCCGAACAGTTCATCTGGCTGGTCTTCGGCCTGTCAATGGTGGCTGTGGTCTACACGTCTCTCGTTGCGCTGGTGCAGCAGGATATGAAGAAGCTGATCGCTTATTCGTCGGTTGCCCATATGGCGATCGTCACGCTCGGCCTGTTCGCGTTCAACCGTCAGGGCATTGAAGGCGCGATTGTCGTGATGCTGAGCCACGGTCTGGTATCCGGCGCGCTGTTCCTCTGCGTCGGCGTGATTTACGACCGG
Coding sequences within:
- a CDS encoding NADH-quinone oxidoreductase subunit M, whose translation is MNQLDFPILSLMMGLPMLAAIICLFLNAQAARWLALVTTLVLFGLGVLLWANYDIGGPQWQYVERSELFGNFAWALGIDGISMMLIMLTVFLMPICIGASWESIQTRVGEYMAAFLFMEVLMIGVFAAQDIFLFYILFEAGLIPMYLIIGIWGGANRIYASYKFFLYTLLGSVVMLIAMLWMVQDAGTSDIPTLLNYDFAPEAQTWLWLAFFASFAVKMPMWPVHTWLPDAHVQAPTAGSVILAGVLLKMGGYGFLRFSLPMFPEASEQFIWLVFGLSMVAVVYTSLVALVQQDMKKLIAYSSVAHMAIVTLGLFAFNRQGIEGAIVVMLSHGLVSGALFLCVGVIYDRLHTREIDRYGGLAINMPKYAILFLLFTMASIGLPGTSGFVGEFLSLIGLYKVNSWVTLVATTGIILGAGYMLYLYRRVAFGELVHEDVKAMPDLSAREMALLAPIAAAVMWMGVYPESFMAPIRGDVGALVARIDRAAPEGDAHLKMGEAKPAIKDEAHGEAH
- the nuoL gene encoding NADH-quinone oxidoreductase subunit L, with product MNSIILIVFLPLLAAIVAGFGNRIIGNVPAKIVTTGALFASCALSWPVFIGFLSGASSAEVVPVLTWIISGDLNFDWALRVDALTAVMLVVVTTVSALVHLYSWGYMDEDPDQPRFFAYLSLFTFAMLMLVTANNLVQMFFGWEGVGLASYLLIGFWFKKPSANAAAIKAFVVNRVGDLGFMLGIFGTFLVFGTVSIPEILEAAPAMAGSSITFAGMRLDTMTILCLLLFIGAMGKSAQLGLHTWLPDAMEGPTPVSALIHAATMVTAGVFMVCRLSPMFETSPVALMVVTIVGASTAIFAATVGLVQHDIKRVIAYSTCSQLGYMFFAAGVGAYSAAMFHLFTHAFFKALLFLGAGSVIHAMHHEQDMRYYGGLRKEIPLTFWAMMAGTLAITGVGIVGLGGFAGFYSKDAIIEVAFASGTEVGQFAFFIGVLAALLTSFYSWRLMFLTFWGTPRWIQSEHIQHSVHKTPEEAGADQTGGYHPHESPVSMLIPLGVLATGAVFAGFVFHNQFVEAAEGAVFWAGSLAFNEHLMHEIHEVPLWVKLSSTVAMLTGLGTAIFMYFFGKDRPARLAATFSPLYQFFFNKWYFDELYNLIFIRPAFWLGRKFWKTGDEGTIDRFGPNGIASVIASGSGVMKRFQSGYLYTYALVMLLGLAAAATWIIVQGAS